Within Candidatus Bathyarchaeota archaeon, the genomic segment CTCAGATAAGACCATAATGGAAGTCTTCAACCTCAAAGTTACAGTTCAAGATTACAAGGATTCCCTAAAAGCGCTACAAGATGCGGGGTTAAAAGTTGTTCCACATGTAATTGTCGGCTTAGATAACGGCAAGCTGAGTGGCGAGTTTGAAGCCCTCAAAATCATAGCGCAAATAAAGCCCGCGGCAGTCGTGATTATCGCATTTATGCCCATCCACAAAACCCCAATGCAAAATACGCCACCGCCCACGCCTATAGACATCGCCAAAGTCACCGCAGCCGCTCGCACCATGTTCCCTGAGGTTCCGCTGGTTTTGGGTTGTATGCGTCCAAAAGGCAAAAACCGCAAGGAAACCGACGTACTTGCGTTGATGGCGGGGGTTGATGGGATAGCGTTTCCAAGTGAAGAAGCGGTCAAGTTTGCTAAAGAGAAAGGTTACAATACAGTTTTTTTGCCTTATTGCTGTGCACAGATGGGTTTGGCGCCCATTCATTGGAAGAGCAGGGATTAGTCACTATCCTCTCTTAGGCTTCTGCAGGAGCTGGCTATTAGGACACAAATATGCTTGCCCCTGGCTTGTTTTGGTCTGGAGAGTGTTGTACCAAAGCTTTTAAATCAATCATAGCAACCAGTAACTTGGTGAAATAATGAAAAAAACCGCTGCCTCGGCAGCCATTTTGCTTTATGCAACCCTGCTAATTGTCACCGTTAACGCCCAAACCGAATCAGCCACTCCAGAACCTAACGTTGCAGCCAACATTTTTGGAACAATAATCGCCGTCGTTGCGCTGGTTGTAGTTATTGCCATCATCATTTTTGCAGGCTACAAGATACTCAAAAAGTGGAGCACGGGCCAGTCAGACTGAGCCTCTGCTTAACATTTTTTTACACATCACCAATGTCCAAGCACAAACCGCCAACCCCGAAACTGTTTCAGGAATAGCCACGTTAGGAACAAAGTGAAGGGTGAATTCTAAAACCCAAACCACTGCCGCAACAATTCCCAGCAGAACCGTGAAGCCAGCCATCCTGCGCTGACGTGAAAGCCACAACGCAAGAGTAAGAACAAAAAGCGCGATAGGTGCCAACACAAAAAATGCTACAGAAACAATGTAGTGGGTGGGGTGGAAGTTCTCGTTGAATATGCCTATGGCGGTTAGGGCAACTGTGGCGGCTGCAAACAAAAGACTTCCCGCCTTGCCCAAGTGTGACGTGAAATATGTGTATAATCCAAAAGTGGCAAAACAGAATCCCAAAATCCCTGCTACAATTAAGCCAGAGTTGAAAACTGGACCCGTAATACCTGAGACCACGCCAAGGTCACTTAGTGCATTGGTTTCCCAGTTAAAAGCTGGATAAGAAGCTATGGCAACTGAGATACAGACAAAAGCTACTATGGGCGTGGCGATTCCAGCGGCTGCGCCAATTTTTAGTTTAAGATTTTGTTGCATAATATCTTGTTGGCGGCTTGGTTTTTTATGGTTTATCCTTTGGCGGGTTATGCTTTTTCGTATTTGGAGTCTTCGATGCGTTTTTCTTCCAGTTCTTCTTCTGAAATGGTTGATGTTTGCGGTTGTTTTGTTTCTGTTGCTGGCCAGGTGATTGGGTCTTTTACGTATGAGTTCATGAAGCTGGTTTTTCCGCAGGCAGGACACGTTAAATTCCTCAGATGCAAAATGTGCACACCTGAGAAAGTGCGGGATGCATCAAATACAATGCCGCATTTGGGGCATCGGGCACGCATTAACCCGGGAGTTCTCATCAAATATAAGCGCACACCCACAGCTACAATCACGATTACTATAACGATGACGATTTCGGTTGTTCCGCCAAATATTTGAGCCATACCCTTCCCTAAAATAATTATTAATATTTAAAGAATCTGACAAAAAAACACAATCCTTCTAAGCCGACACAGGCATATACCTACGCAAGTTCTGCAGGGAATGCAACTTTTCTTTCTCACCAATTTTTGCTTCCTGCACAGCGCTTTTTAGGATATCAATGGATTGGTCCATGGCTTTGCGGTCAACAGGGAAAGGCACGCCGTCTTTGCCGCCGTATGCGTAGCTGAATTTTACGGGGTCGTGGTAGCTGGGTTTTTCGCCATAAATCAATTCAGCAACAAGCGCTAGTCCTCTTACTGTGGCGGGCCCCACGCCTTTTACCGCGAGCACTTCCTCGTAATTGTCGGGTTGGAACTCGTAGAGGCTGTTTAGTGTGTCCCAGTTAATGTTTCGAGGCATACTCAAAGATTGGTACGATTGCTGCCATGGGTCAGGGTTTGCGGGAAGAAAATCTCGTAGACTACGCTGTTCGGCTGGTTTTATGGTTGATTGGATGAGGTTCATGAGTTTACGTGGTGGGTCCTTGGCTAAATCGACTGATGCGTGTCTGGCGTTTTCGCTTTGTTTTGAGACCATGTTGAGGGCTTTTTCTCTGCGCACTGTTCCTATGATGGCGTTGTGGGGTTCAACCACGAAGTTTAGGGTTTGGTCGGAGAGCCAGTGGTAGCGTCTTGCTGTGCGGTCCTGTGCGCTCATGCCCTGCTGGATAACCGCCCACTTCTCATCTTTTGTTATCAAGAAAGCGTGATGATAAAGCTGATAGCCCGCTTGTATGGCAGTGTTGTCTACTTTGGCGGTTATTTTGCTTGTGTAGGTTAACTGGTCAATTGTGTCCTCAGAAAAACCAAATTTTTCACCCACTGCTACGATGTCGCTGGGGGTTTTTTTGCTGGTTTTGCCTTTTCCGCCGCAAACTGCTATGCCATGTTCCTGTGGCGAGAGTGCACCCTTCAGTATGCCTGTGACTACGGTGGTTACGCCGCTGCTGTGCCAGTCATACGCTAAAACGCACCCTAATGCTTGGAACCAGTAAGGGTCAGAGAGTTTCTCAATGAAACGGGTTGTGCCCTGCTCTTCGATGATGACGTTTGCGATTTCTTTGGCGAGTTTTCGCATCCGCACGGTCAGCCATGAGGGTGCTTTTCCACCGTGCAAAGGTAAGCTGGCAACACCAGTTCGGTACATAATCTTCCTTGAATCTAGGGTTTTGAGCGGGATATATGGATTATTTAATGGAACCCCGCAAAATTTGGCTGTGGCTAAACAAAAAATCCATGCGGTTTGAACAAAGAAGCACCCATTAGTGACCTACCCCTCTTAGGAAAAACAACCCGCCATACGAACTGCAAAAAACGCACGCCAACACCACCCGTTACCTCTCCCCTCTAAGGTACCTGCATTCATCAACTATTTGGAGCCTAATAGGTTGGTGAAAAACGCACCCAAACAACAACTTTAAGCAACAAAGGTTGCGTTTCCCGCAGCCAAACCAGCACCCAACCACCCATAATAAACAAACAAAAAACGCTTCAAAGTGGATTGATACTATGAACTGAGACGCACGGGCTATGTGTCAAGAATTTTTTGTATTGATTCTAAGTATTCTGCTATTTTTTGACCTTGTTCGTTTAATGAGAATATGTCGTTGTAGGGTAGTGTTGTTTTTGTTTCGATTTCTATGAGGTTGTTGTCTTGTAGGTATTTTTTGGCTGAGTAGACTGCTTTTTGGCCTGCTGTGACATTGTTGATTATTGTTGAGATGTTTGATTTGGGGTGTTTTTTTAGGAATAGTATTACTCGGATGACTGCCGTTAATTCGTCAAAGCGGTCCACTGGGGAAGACATCTTTATCACCTTCAAGTCAGCACTTGATGTTTAATTGGTTTTTTCTCCGCGAAGCATAAGTTTCTCTAAGCTTAATATGCGCAAAGCTTATATTGTATCTTGGATGAAATAACGTCTAGGCGTAATATTCACTAAGCATAAAAACAGAAGGCTTAGAAAATGGAAAAAACTCAAATCACATCTAACCTACCGCATGAACTCAGGGTAAATTATCGCGTGAACCGTAAAAACTCTCCCCTCATTGAGCAGTTGAAGGTTGTGGCGGCGCTGAAACTTTGGGAGCATCGGGGTTTTCGGGATGCCCAGTTTGAGGTGCCATTGTCTTTTGGTGGACAGAGGGTGTTTGTTAAGGTTTTGGCGAGAAATGAGGATGGCGTGGTTGCTGTTGAGTGCTGCTCAAAGCTTATGTTGGGTTGGTTGCGTGGGCGGGTTGCACTGTTGCGTGGCTGTTTGCCAGCGGACACCTATCTTGTTGTTGTTTTTCCTTCGGGTGTAGGTGAGCGGGTTGATGTGACGGCGGGTTTGGCTGATGAGGTATGGGTAACCAATAAAGACAACAGCAAAGTGGAGCGAATGATGTTTATGTCGGTTTGCCATAGGGAATAAAGCCTGCGTGTTAGACGGGTTTAATAGAAATTGCCATAAATCTTTTAATGTTACTCCTTTATCTTGTTGTTTGATTTGCGGGGGTTCGTAGCCTAGCACGGATTAAGGTGTCGGCCTTCGGAGCCGGAGATCGTGGGTTCAAATCCCACCGGACCCGCCATTCTCTAATTTGTTCTGATTGGTTGTAGAGGTGGTTTCGGTAAGTTTTCGTCTCCCTTAAGCCTGCAAACCTGCCTTTAACAATGAATATGAAAACCCTGATGCTTATTCCAGTGTACAACTGCGGCAAAACGTTGTCTTCCCTGTTTAGTTTTCTCTACAAACTCAAGCCGCAGCCCGACCTCTATGTTTTTGCTGAAAACAACAGCACTGATGACACACTGGAGCGGGTTTGGGAGTTTAAACGACCGCACAAAGTGATGAGGCTCTGGTTCAAACAGGACGCCGTAGCAGTCAGCGACACTAAGTATGACCCGATTGCGCATGTGCGTCAGCTTCTTTTGACGTTCGCGAGGCGGTTTGACCCGGATTTTGCCATATTCTTGGACAGCGACGTTTACCCTCAAACCCGCGAGTTAATTGAGGAACTAACAGCTTGGAACAAAGACATAGTCGGCGGCGCGTATTTGCGTGTTTTTCCACAGGGATTGTTTGTGGCATCAAAGTGGAAAGCATGGGGAAAACCAGGACAATACATCATGCAGAAAAAAGTCACAATGCCTCTGGATGAACCAATGATGACTTCAGCGGGTTGTCTGTGTCTTAGCAGAAAAATAATTCAGGATAAGCGCATAAATTTTTATCCGGTGCAGCCTGCGGGGTCCAGCGAGGATTTTGGATATTGTCTGCAAGCCCGCAAACATTGTTATGATGTTTATTTGGATGGAAAAGTAAAACTTCATCATGTAATCCCAAAAAAAATCCCCATAAAACCCTGGTCGTATGACCTAATAAAAAAGCAGCCGGTCCCCTTTATTTATTAACTATCCCCTGATTTTTCATTGAGAAAGAAACCAGAGAATCAAAAGTGAAAACCAATCACCCAGAACAGGCATGTTTAACTAACTACTTTTAAGACCTTCTGTCCTCATCCTTTTAAAGAACCACAAAATCATAAAAAAGGTCGGACCTATTGTTTCTTATTTTGATAAGAAGAAAAACTAAGAATCTGAAAAATAAAAAATCGTGCTCTTAAAGAGCCACGATCAAATACACAATTTAAATCCTCTGAATAGCTGTTTTTGAGCCTTAGTTATACACTCCATTCGCCAAAGGTCGGTAGCGACGTCGTAGCCCATTTTCGAACACAAATAAAACTTTCAATCAATGATGCGTCTGAATAATAATCTGCAAGAGCATTCATTTGAACTGCTGATAAGACACCGTTTGCAATTCCAATACCTGCTTCTTTTCCTATAAAGTATCTGTCTGCATTAGCGAGATATGTTCCTAAACCGTTATTACCTGAGCTAAATGGAGTAGTGCTTCCAGACATAGGTGTTGAAACAGATGTTTTGTTAACATAAAATGTTGCTGTACCATCATACCCTGTGCAGGTTACACCGATGAAAACCCATTGATTAAGAGGCACGGACAAGCCTGACCCTGTAGTTGAAATAGCCATTTGATTTAGAACCAGATTTCCAGAAGTGCTGAATATCGCCAAAGCTGGTGCATACGCATTAGAACCTCCGATAAGAGTTAAATATCCACCCGAAGCAGGATAAGCAGTGATATACACGTACCCCCACATTGAGAATGCGTTAGTGCCAAATGCTGTTATTGATGAACTTAGCATTATTTTGTTAGTGTCATATGCTTGTCTTGCGTTTCTGTTTATCCATTTGCTATCAGTTATTGATGTTCCTGTTGCGGTACCTGTGTTGCCGTTACCGCTGTAATCTATCGCCGGGACACCCTCATCGAGCTTCAAGCTTAGAAATGTTATAGAGGCAGTCGCTGTGGGACTACAAGAAATTCGTACTCTATAAACTGTGGACCAGTTAATACTTCCATAAGCTACAGTGGGATTACTTTTGTCGAATACTATAGTTTTTTCTCCCACGAAATCATCAACCAGATTGTATCTTACACTATCAGTATCAGCAAGATACCACGCTGTGGATTCGTTATGACTTGTGAAAAGAATACCGTATGTTTGATTGCTACCGGTTCCGATAACTTTTGCTCTTATTACCGACCCGTACGATAAGTCTAATGGTGTCGGTGAATAACGTTTCCATATACAAACTGAGCTATCGTTGTTTGAATTATCGATAGTAAATACTCTTGTTTCTGTGTCATAATCTATACCATAAGACGAGTTATTGCTACCATTTGTTACTGCTGTGAACTGTGAAAGATCAATATTTAATGGGTCGACTTCTTGGTCTTCTTCATCTAGTGGCCAAGCACCTACAACATTGTCGATTTTATTTATGAATACATCATCAGAGCTTACATCAACGGCGGCAGGGTTGTTATATGCTGCACGGATTGTTTGGTTGACATCCAAATCCTCAGATATTTTTACTGCAAAAACCGCCCATTCTCCGTCAACTTTGCTGCATAGTTTGTACGTGTAGGGGGTCGTGCTGTTGCTTGGCAAGAATCTTATGTCGCCAAAATCGGTGCGGCAGTTGCTGTTGCAGTAGAATTTGGCTATGGTTTCTTCGTTTAGGGTTTCGGTTCCATCAGTTCCGCTGCCATAGTACGCTTTAAGGATCACCTGATAATCTGTGCCTGCACCAGA encodes:
- a CDS encoding radical SAM protein; translated protein: MAQITPQTIWESSQSKLQSLLDSGVLAQKNRIIRFYAPSFTHYKTKYYCTKPNTFPTISITGTNCSQNCKHCAGKVLETMHSATDPERLWELCKKLRADGAEGVLISGGCLTDGSVPLKPFMEVICRVKRELGLMVFVHTGIVDAETADLLRIVGVDAVLIDVVGSDKTIMEVFNLKVTVQDYKDSLKALQDAGLKVVPHVIVGLDNGKLSGEFEALKIIAQIKPAAVVIIAFMPIHKTPMQNTPPPTPIDIAKVTAAARTMFPEVPLVLGCMRPKGKNRKETDVLALMAGVDGIAFPSEEAVKFAKEKGYNTVFLPYCCAQMGLAPIHWKSRD
- a CDS encoding DUF998 domain-containing protein; the encoded protein is MQQNLKLKIGAAAGIATPIVAFVCISVAIASYPAFNWETNALSDLGVVSGITGPVFNSGLIVAGILGFCFATFGLYTYFTSHLGKAGSLLFAAATVALTAIGIFNENFHPTHYIVSVAFFVLAPIALFVLTLALWLSRQRRMAGFTVLLGIVAAVVWVLEFTLHFVPNVAIPETVSGLAVCAWTLVMCKKMLSRGSV
- a CDS encoding DUF763 domain-containing protein produces the protein MYRTGVASLPLHGGKAPSWLTVRMRKLAKEIANVIIEEQGTTRFIEKLSDPYWFQALGCVLAYDWHSSGVTTVVTGILKGALSPQEHGIAVCGGKGKTSKKTPSDIVAVGEKFGFSEDTIDQLTYTSKITAKVDNTAIQAGYQLYHHAFLITKDEKWAVIQQGMSAQDRTARRYHWLSDQTLNFVVEPHNAIIGTVRREKALNMVSKQSENARHASVDLAKDPPRKLMNLIQSTIKPAEQRSLRDFLPANPDPWQQSYQSLSMPRNINWDTLNSLYEFQPDNYEEVLAVKGVGPATVRGLALVAELIYGEKPSYHDPVKFSYAYGGKDGVPFPVDRKAMDQSIDILKSAVQEAKIGEKEKLHSLQNLRRYMPVSA
- a CDS encoding glycosyltransferase family 2 protein, with amino-acid sequence MNMKTLMLIPVYNCGKTLSSLFSFLYKLKPQPDLYVFAENNSTDDTLERVWEFKRPHKVMRLWFKQDAVAVSDTKYDPIAHVRQLLLTFARRFDPDFAIFLDSDVYPQTRELIEELTAWNKDIVGGAYLRVFPQGLFVASKWKAWGKPGQYIMQKKVTMPLDEPMMTSAGCLCLSRKIIQDKRINFYPVQPAGSSEDFGYCLQARKHCYDVYLDGKVKLHHVIPKKIPIKPWSYDLIKKQPVPFIY